The proteins below are encoded in one region of Peribacillus muralis:
- a CDS encoding GNAT family N-acetyltransferase, with translation MFVKIAENSQEREKAYMIRRQVFVQEQNVPLEEEIDEYEDVSTHFVLYNDQEHPIGAGRFRVIDNIGKVQRICVLAAGRKSGAGAKIMNAIEEYAIQQGIPKLKLDAQVHAIPFYSKLGYEIVSDEFMDAGIPHRTMIKTVL, from the coding sequence GTGTTTGTAAAAATTGCCGAAAACAGCCAAGAGCGTGAAAAAGCGTATATGATTCGAAGGCAAGTATTCGTTCAAGAACAAAATGTCCCGCTTGAAGAAGAAATTGATGAATACGAAGACGTTTCCACGCATTTCGTCTTATATAATGATCAAGAACACCCAATCGGTGCAGGCCGTTTCAGGGTCATTGATAACATTGGAAAAGTCCAGCGCATTTGTGTCCTCGCAGCTGGCCGAAAAAGTGGGGCCGGTGCCAAGATCATGAACGCAATTGAGGAATATGCCATCCAGCAGGGAATTCCTAAACTGAAGCTTGATGCACAGGTGCACGCAATCCCGTTTTATTCGAAATTAGGATATGAGATTGTGTCCGATGAATTCATGGATGCAGGCATTCCTCATAGAACGATGATAAAAACTGTATTATGA